Proteins from one Cryptomeria japonica chromosome 4, Sugi_1.0, whole genome shotgun sequence genomic window:
- the LOC131070067 gene encoding acidic endochitinase produces MRARVAVISLVVALLWSGVRGGSISIYWGQRGDEATLSDTCASGNFEIVMLAFLITFGNGQTPVLNLAGHCDPPSGGCKSLSTQIESCQSRGVKVFLSLGGAVGNAMITSAEDAQEVANYLWNNYLGGNSGSGPLGPAVLDGIDFDIESTTAHWDDLAKALSKLSTNSKKVYLSAAPQCPYPDASLGSALQTGLFDYVWIQFYNNPPCQYANEDASNLVNSWNHWTTSVPTAQTRSFYLGLPAAPGAAGSGYIDPHVLIEKVLPKIKPSSKYGGVMLWSKYWDEQTNYSSIIKDSVIMKLSLVELPTLASV; encoded by the coding sequence ATGAGAGCGAGAGTGGCCGTCATTTCCTTGGTGGTTGCTCTGCTGTGGAGCGGGGTACGTGGGGGAAGCATAAGCATATACTGGGGTCAGAGAGGCGACGAAGCCACTCTTTCCGACACCTGCGCAAGCGGAAACTTTGAAATTGTGATGCTCGCGTTTCTAATCACGTTCGGCAATGGACAGACGCCGGTGCTGAACCTGGCGGGCCACTGCGATCCCCCCTCGGGAGGATGCAAATCGCTGAGCACCCAGATTGAGTCCTGTCAGTCGAGGGGCGTAAAGGTGTTTCTTTCCCTCGGAGGAGCCGTCGGAAACGCAATGATCACGTCAGCAGAGGATGCGCAAGAGGTGGCCAACTATCTGTGGAACAACTATCTCGGAGGGAATTCGGGCTCCGGGCCTCTAGGACCCGCCGTTCTGGACGGCATAGACTTCGATATCGAGTCCACGACGGCGCACTGGGACGATCTGGCCAAGGCCCTGTCCAAACTTAGCACCAACTCCAAGAAGGTGTACCTCAGCGCTGCTCCGCAGTGCCCCTATCCCGACGCTTCTCTCGGATCTGCCTTGCAGACGGGGCTGTTCGACTACGTGTGGATCCAGTTCTACAACAACCCTCCCTGTCAGTATGCGAATGAGGACGCTTCCAATCTGGTGAATTCATGGAACCATTGGACCACGTCCGTACCCACTGCTCAAACACGGAGCTTTTACCTCGGTCTTCCGGCTGCGCCTGGTGCTGCTGGCAGCGGCTATATTGACCCACACGTACTCATCGAAAAGGTGCTGCCTAAGATCAAACCTTCCTCAAAGTATGGAGGAGTCATGCTGTGGTCCAAGTACTGGGACGAGCAAACCAATTACAGCTCGATCATCAAAGATTCTGTAATCATGAAGCTGTCCCTGGTTGAACTCCCTACTTTGGCCTCTGTCTGA